Genomic window (Hippoglossus stenolepis isolate QCI-W04-F060 chromosome 11, HSTE1.2, whole genome shotgun sequence):
ACCTGCAAGATTGCAGGCCAGTACATCCATTTTCTGTGTGACCCCTTCTCGTACCACTCAGTCATCAGACAGGGGAGGCACTTGGATTGGAGGAAGTTCCACTTTGATACATCTGTCAAGGTAAATTTATTTGATGTCTCCTTTTATCATTATTCTACTTATGTCagaatattatttattcatcctATACCTCTTCTTCCTTCCCTCACCAGGCCTTTGGCCATGACAGCTTCGACCCTCGCCATGGCCACACCACAGAGAACCTCCACCAAACCTTTCTGAAGACCCTACAGGGTGAGGCTCTACCCTCCCTGATACAGACTATGATGGGTCACCTGCAGGATGTCATGCTGAAGTCAGACACACTGAGTCCCAGGAAGGAGGACTGGGAGGTGGACGGCATCTTTGCTTTCTGTTACAAGGTCAGTAACTGGGCTATAGAAAAATTGTAGAAAATTAGAAAATTAAAGATACTGGAATAGGTTGTTTGCCTCAGGTCCGCGAGTCTGCGATTCATAGTGGACAGTCTGAATAAGATTGATgacaacattcattttataattttatctTCCAAAGCGTCATGTAAAGTTCTTTAACAATACCCCCTGtatattcagtttacatttCCATATTAGCCATGGCCTGTATCATGTTCCAACAATCCTAACACATTTCCTTTTTGGCCTGCTGATCCCCAGGTGATGTTTGAGGCTGGCTATTTGACACTGTTTGGTAAAGAGCTTGGTGAAGATAAGTGTCAAGCTAGGCAGGCAGCCCAGAAAGCCTTGGTGCTCAACGCTCTGGAGAATTTCAAAGAATTTGACAAGATCTTTCCTGCCTTGGTGGCTGGTCTGCCCATCCATGTCTTCAAGAGTGCCTACAGTGCCAGAGAGGTGAGTGGGCTTTCCCCTAAGACTatcaaaggagaaaatgaaaacataaaccatTTTGCTCTAAAATCACATCTCATGTTTCTTTGCTGCCATTTCTAACTATTCTAATTATTTTAGCAGTATAAACCTTGCATAAAAGAAAcccatatatttacatttatttttgtacacaTCCTTTCAAATTTGTAGAACCTGGCAAAGACCATGAATCCTGAAAACCTTTCCAAGAGGGAGAACGTGTCTGATCTGATCTCCATGAGGATAATCCTAAATGATGCCTTATCGACCTTTAATGACTTGAGCAAGGCACGGACTCACGTCGCTCTGCTCTGGGCCTCACAGGCTAACACCCTGCCTGCTACCTTCTGGTGTCTCTTTTATATGATCAGGTATGCTGaacaaattttctttttcatatcgTTAATAAAACAGACGGCAGCCAGAACGAATGACTCAACTCATCAATGTGGGGGTATTCTGCTCtgtctataaaaataaaaataatttctacGTTAGAATTAATCCTGTCAGTTAAGTCAGTTGTCAGTTCAGGTGTTATTAACTGTTACTATGAAAACACTGTGCTGTTACAGCCTGTGGATGCAGTGGCTACCCAACCAAATTATTTCGATACCAGGTATCTAACAGAAGATAAAGCAGCTTGCTTTGACACGTAGCTACGTGTAAGGAGCTGATTGCCTAATTTAGATGTTCAATTTGATACCGAGCTAACAGTGCTGCCACGCCACACAGAATGACTCACCGCCCTCACTGTCACTTGGACCAAGAGCTGAGGAAAGGAGTATACGTGATAAAcctcatttgtctttttcatagATATATATTTGTCATTGTGAGTGTGAGGCAATCTCCTCTCTAGAGATAATTAGTGTTAGAATAGTGTCAGAATCTAAGTGTGTAGGGCACCAGACCTATCAGCATCGCCAGGCTAAAATGCATGATTTATATAGCCAATTAACATTGAGGTCACTGATGTGCTTTTCATGGTACTCTCTGTGTAGTCCAGCACATTGGATTGGAAATAGAACCATGAGGATATCTGTATGTTAAGACGGTGATTAACTGCAAAACATTATGCAACAAATACTTTCTCTCCCATAAAACTGTGGGGCTATCGTCTGTATGATAAAGGCAACAGTTCCTGCACCGTTGATCTGATGAACAGCAGTCTCAGAAAGTATTCGGACCCCTTTACTTTAAAGGCACACCTTAATCTTTTGTAGATTTGATTTAAATAGTTGAAATTGCCCTTTTGCCCAACAGTTTACCTACAGTAACTGTTGTCTTTTGATGAGTtgtatatacaaaaataaaaaataaactctcTAATAAGCTATGGGGTGTGTATGTATTACAATAGTGCATCCCTAACAACAGTGACAGTGGATGTGCCTAACAGGCTTCTGTACCTGTGTCCAGGAGCCCTGATGCTCTGAGAGCAGCTCGTGAGGAGGTGCAGAAAATTGTGGACGATTACAGTCTCACAGTTGACCCAAGTAACCCCTCTCTGAGCCTTACCAGGGAGCAGCTGGACAACATGCCTGTTCTGGGTAAGATTTCCAATGGATCACTAGAATATAGAAGTAACTTGTATCACGACCACCATTGCTAAATTGAAATCTCGTGTTGTTAACATGGCATACGTGACACACTGCGGGGGTCTTCATACAGAATAGATGGGCatgttttgtacttttaaagGCAGTTAAGTAAGGTTATTAACCTAAATtatttgtattcccttctgtctATAGACAGCATTATCAATGAAGCCATGCGTCTTTCTAGTGCTTCTATGAATGTGCGTATGGCCAAGGAAGACTTTCTGCTTCACCTTGACAACCAAGAAGCTTACCGTATAAGGAAGGATGATGTCCTTGCTTTATATCCGCCCATGCTGCACTACGATCCAGAAATCTACGAGGATCCCTATGTAAGACTGAAAACTGCCTTTTTCAAGAACTCACTATAATTTGTTATGCCCCACTGAAAACtcatctcactctctcctcttcacactACAGGAATACAAGTTTGATCGTTTCCTGGATGGGAATGGTCAGGAGAAAACCTCATTTTTCCGCAACGGACGGCGGCTGCGTTACTACTGCATGCCCTT
Coding sequences:
- the LOC118117218 gene encoding cytochrome P450 7A1 codes for the protein MILSIALIWAIVVALCCLLWLAVGIRHRQPGEPIVENGFIPYLGCALQFGANPLQFLRSRQKKYGHIFTCKIAGQYIHFLCDPFSYHSVIRQGRHLDWRKFHFDTSVKAFGHDSFDPRHGHTTENLHQTFLKTLQGEALPSLIQTMMGHLQDVMLKSDTLSPRKEDWEVDGIFAFCYKVMFEAGYLTLFGKELGEDKCQARQAAQKALVLNALENFKEFDKIFPALVAGLPIHVFKSAYSARENLAKTMNPENLSKRENVSDLISMRIILNDALSTFNDLSKARTHVALLWASQANTLPATFWCLFYMIRSPDALRAAREEVQKIVDDYSLTVDPSNPSLSLTREQLDNMPVLDSIINEAMRLSSASMNVRMAKEDFLLHLDNQEAYRIRKDDVLALYPPMLHYDPEIYEDPYEYKFDRFLDGNGQEKTSFFRNGRRLRYYCMPFGSGVTKCPGRFFAVYEIKQFLSLVLAYFDVELLDPAVKVPLLDQSRAGLGILQPTYDVDFRYKLKSKH